In one Arachis duranensis cultivar V14167 chromosome 9, aradu.V14167.gnm2.J7QH, whole genome shotgun sequence genomic region, the following are encoded:
- the LOC107467272 gene encoding cysteine proteinase mucunain-like: protein MGRSHVLLLLLPLLAAAVVASALDMSIIDYDAKLEAMTESHLMNLYESWLVKHGKIYNALGEKERRFEIFKDNLRFIHEHNSAGNKPYKLGLNKFADLTNEEYRARYLGTKPRSSSQQQRLLSGNRKSDRYAFRAGDELPASVDWREKGAVSPVKDQGQCGSCWAFSTVAAVEGINKIVTGELISLSEQELVDCDRSYNMGCNGGLMDNAFDFIINNGGIDSEQDYSYHAREGVCDTNRKNAHVVTIDGYEDVPENDEKALTKAVAHQPVSVAIEAGGRAFQLYQSGIFTGICGTELDHGVAAVGYGTEDGKDYWLVRNSWGSGWGEEGYIKLERNLANGTTGKCGIAMEASYPIKNSTNPPNPGPSPPSPVNPSTVCDDYYSCPSRTTCCCVFEYAGFCFGWGCCPMQSATCCDDGASCCPPEFPVCDTRAGTCRLSKDNPFGVNSLPRTRATSTWTQRKAAMKDCLLA, encoded by the exons ATGGGTCGCTCCCATGTCCTCCTCCTCTTGCTCCCCCTCCTGGCGGCGGCCGTCGTGGCGTCCGCACTCGACATGTCGATCATTGACTACGACGCGAAGTTAGAAGCCATGACGGAGAGCCACCTGATGAACCTCTACGAGTCATGGCTGGTGAAGCATGGCAAGATCTACAACGCGTtgggagagaaagagagaaggtTCGAGATCTTCAAGGATAACCTGCGGTTCATTCACGAACATAACAGCGCTGGGAACAAACCCTACAAGCTTGGCTTGAACAAGTTCGCCGATCTGACCAATGAAGAGTACAGAGCCAGGTACCTCGGCACCAAACCCCGCAGCTCCTCCCAGCAACAGCGATTGCTCTCTGGCAACAGGAAGAGTGACCGTTACGCATTCCGCGCCGGCGACGAGTTGCCTGCTTCTGTTGATTGGAGGGAGAAGGGTGCCGTCTCCCCCGTTAAGGATCAAGGCCAATGCG GGAGTTGTTGGGCATTCTCGACGGTTGCTGCGGTGGAAGGGATCAATAAAATTGTGACGGGGGAGTTGATATCTCTGTCAGAGCAAGAGTTGGTGGACTGTGATAGGAGCTATAACATGGGATGCAATGGAGGCCTCATGGACAATGCATTCGACTTCATTATCAACAATGGAGGCATTGATTCTGAGCAAGACTACTCCTACCATGCTCGTGAAGGTGTTTGTGATACCAATAGG AAAAATGCTCATGTAGTCACCATAGATGGTTATGAAGATGTGCCAGAAAATGATGAGAAAGCGTTGACCAAGGCTGTTGCACACCAACCTGTTAGTGTTGCCATTGAAGCTGGTGGCAGGGCCTTCCAACTTTATCAATCT GGTATCTTTACCGGCATATGTGGAACTGAACTTGACCACGGTGTTGCCGCAGTTGGGTACGGAACAGAAGACGGTAAAGACTACTGGTTGGTGAGGAATTCATGGGGTTCAGGATGGGGCGAGGAGGGTTACATCAAGCTGGAGAGAAATCTTGCAAATGGCACAACCGGAAAGTGTGGTATCGCAATGGAGGCATCATATCCAATCAAGAACAGCACCAACCCACCAAACCCTGGTCCCTCACCTCCATCCCCAGTCAACCCTTCCACTGTCTGTGACGATTACTACTCTTGCCCTTCTCGCACCACTTGCTGCTGCGTCTTCGAGTATGCAGGATTTTGCTTTGGATGGGGATGCTGCCCTATGCAATCCGCCACTTGCTGCGACGACGGTGCTAGCTGCTGTCCTCCTGAGTTTCCCGTCTGCGACACTCGCGCCGGAACCTGCAGATTG AGTAAAGATAACCCATTCGGAGTGAATTCCTTGCCACGAACACGTGCTACAAGCACTTGGACTCAAAGGAAAGCTGCCATGAAAGACTGCTTATTGGCATGA
- the LOC110274947 gene encoding protein MAIN-LIKE 1-like, with protein sequence MGEDPGRLYRLDGVTHIAGVINDEPRRCISSVRRQQGMRLDERYVPYLQMAGLYHLARLNDRWFRLDEPLVSAFVERWRLETHTFHMPFGECTITLQDVAYQLGLPVDRDYVSGCLTDFHLYIEGGRPAWQWFHELLGVLAPENQVQKFAVNCTWFQETFAECPDGADEETVRRFARAYIMMLLGTQLFADKSGNRIHIRWLPYVARLEEMGRYSWGSAALAWLYRCMCRVANRHVVKLAGPLQLLQSWIFWRFPTLRPSGYEEISWPLASRWSGYNPGISNKGPRVQMARMKIDLLQPRQFIWMPYSALDVIQVVHPEVLEPWHTMLWRCRTSLIYFAVVEWHQVDRVLPQFGGVQPIPAPALNIDFLMSKDGRGGDRWFPAQYADWHLHWQERAEHVLQFDIVPDPSLSHDFLTWWYQHGKRFLSPEMLLGDPRGIPIPDEATQRGAGRVPDMDRVEDVPDRRRIERRARVGTCRS encoded by the exons ATGGGGGAAGATCCGGGAAGGCTTTATCGTTTGGATGGAGTAACTCATATCGCCGGTGTGATCAACGACGAG CCTCGTCGTTGCATATCCAGCGTCAGGCGGCAGCAGGGGATGCGTCTTGATGAGAGGTACGTtccgtacttgcagatggccGGATTGTACCATCTTGCGAGACTGAACGACAGATGGTTCCGACTAGATGAGCCCCTAGTCAGCGCATTCGTCGAGAGGTGGCGGCTTGAGACGCACACCTTCCACATGCCGTTTGGAGAGTGCACCATCACGCTTCAGGACGTCGCATACCAGCTGGGGTTGCCAGTCGACAGAGATTACGTTAGTGGTTGCCTGACAGACTTCCACCTTTACATTGAGGGTGGTCGACCTGCTTGGCAGTGGTTCCATGAGTTGCTCGGTGTTTTAGCTCCGGAGAACCAGGTGCAGAAATTCGCAGTCAACTGCACCTGGTTTCAGGAGACATTTGCAGAGTGTCCAGACGGGGCTGATGAGGAGACGGTTAGGCGCTTTGCCCGGGCCTATATCATGATGTTATTGGGCACGCAGCTGTTTGCCGACAAGTCCGGCAATCGTATACACATCAGATGGCTACCTTATGTTGCTCGGCTTGAGGAGATGGGTCGTTACAGTTGGGGGTCGGCGGCACTAGCATGGTTGTACAGGTGCATGTGCCGAGTCGCCAACAGACATGTGGTGAAGTTAGCTGGCCCTTTACAGTTACTACAGTCTTGGATCTTCTGGAGGTTTCCCACTCTTAGACCATCTGGGTATGAGGAGATTAGCTGGCCCCTTGCCTCGAG ATGGTCTGGTTACAATCCTGGGATTAGCAACAAGGGACCTCGGGTACAGATGGCTCGCATGAAGATCGACTTGTTACAGCCTCGGCAG TTCATATGGATGCCCTATAGCGCACTCGACGTCATCCAGGTTGTCCATCCGGAGGTCTTGGAGCCTTGGCATACTATGTTATGGCGGTGCAGGACGTCCCTGATTTATTTTGCGGTTGTCGAGTGGCATCAGGTTGACAGAGTTTTACCTCAATTTGGTGGCGTTCAGCCCATACCGGCTCCCGCCCTGAACATCGACTTCTTGATGTCGAAGGACGGGAGAGGAGGTGACCGTTGGTTCCCGGCACAGTACGCTGACTGGCATCTTCACTGGCAGGAGCGTGCGGAGCACGTTCTACAGTTTGACATCGTGCCCGATCCCAGTCTGTCACATGATTTCTTGACATGGTGGTATCAGCACGGAAAGAGGTTTCTATCGCCGGAGATGTTATTGGGGGATCCGAGAGGTATTCCTATTCCAGATGAGGCCACGCAGAGGGGTGCAGGCCGAGTTCCAGATATGGACCGGGTTGAGGATGTTCCTGATAGACGTCGTATTGAGCGGAGAGCACGAGTTGGGACATGTCGTAGCTAG
- the LOC107467188 gene encoding uncharacterized protein LOC107467188, which yields MASEESFLVLVHYRGSIKRKTRSGVKFTDKDPLCIIVTPTTTYDALVRFVVGKLGFEGVKRVKKFFYRIPTAVLHDTVKFDCFTIGSDEDLQVMFLSRSSGGSNRNANTIAAVAGSSSRPAVASSSAPVYEPPMQPVVSPSFAVDLSSNVGDEVRYGEHIPTEVHCPTPAGVGDGLFDDPDDDDVEPDMIADESGDDVGTTVPRRATGGSSSGTQQYPPHFSSLDLDAMRQDENALQPSGFGARDTEGSAGMNEFQVGQQFQDKDEALLSVKTYSIRRGVQYKVAESDYRRYVGKCSEFGNGCTWLIRLSLRQRKGIWEVKRYNGPHTCLASSISSDHRSLDYHVISTLIMPMVRADAAVNIKVLQNATAAHFGFRPTYKRVWMAKQKAVAVIYGDWDESYNELPRWVLGVQLTMPGTVAVLRTCLVRVGGQVDESQVYFHRLFWTFPPCIQAFRHCKPLVSIDGTHLYGKYGGTLLVAIAQDGNSNILPVPFALVEGENAESWSFFLSHLREHVTPQPGLLVISDRHNGIKAALEAPDGGWLPPAAYRAFCIRHVAANFALTFKGKDTRRLLVNAAYAKTEVEFDY from the exons atggctagtgaggagagtttCCTAGTTCTGGTACATTACAGAGGGTCGATTAAGAGAAAAACTCGGTCCGGCGTGAAGTTCACTGATAAGGATCCCCTATGTATTATCGTGACGCCAACAACCACCTACGATGCTCTTGTTAGGTTTGTGGTGGGGAAGCTTGGTTTTGAAGGAGTTAAAAGGGTCAAGAAGTTTTTCTACCGCATTCCAACAGCGGTGCTCCATGACACCGTGAAGTTTGATTGTTTCACAATCGGTAGTGACGAGGACTTGCAGGTTATGTTTCTTTCTCGTAG CTCGGGTGGTTCGAACCGAAATGCCAATACTATAGCCGCGGTTGCCGGCTCGAGCTCGAGACCTGCTGTTGCTTCATCCTCTGCTCCTGTGTATGAGCCACCGATGCAGCCTGTTGTGTCCCCTTCGTTTGCCGTTGATCTGAGCAGCAATGTTGGAGACGAGGTTCGGTATGGGGAACATATTCCCACCGAGGTACATTGTCCCACACCGGCTGGTGTTGGTGATGGTTTGTTTGATGATCCAGATGACGATGACGTGGAGCCGGATATGATCGCTGATGAAAGCGGCGATGATGTTGGAACTACTGTTCCGAGGAGGGCTACAGGTGGATCTAGTTCTGGCACACAGCAGTATCCACCCCATTTTTCCTCGTTGGACCTGGATGCCATGCGGCAGGACGAAAATGCTCTGCAGCCCTCAGGATTTGGTGCTAGAGATACCGAGGGGTCTGCCGGTATGAACGAATTCCAGGTTGGCCAACAATTTCAGGATAAAGATGAGGCGCTGTTGAGTGTGAAGACGTACAGTATCCGTCGAGGGGTCCAGTACAAGGTCGCTGAGTCTGACTACCGCAGGTATGTGGGAAAGTGTTCTGAGTTTgggaatgggtgcacatggCTGATTCGGTTGAGTCTCCGACAGCGGAAGGGTATCTGGGAAGTGAAGCGATACAACGGACCGCATACATGTCTCGCCAGCTCCATCTCCAGTGACCATAGGAGTCTGGACTACCATGTAATATCCACCCTCATTATGCCGATGGTTAGGGCTGATGCAGCTGTGAACATCAAGGTGCTTCAAAATGCCACGGCCGCACACTTTGGGTTCAGGCCAACATACAAGAGGGTATGGATGGCGAAGCAGAAGGCCGTTGCCGTCATATATGGGGACTGGGACGAGTCGTACAATGAGCTCCCTAGGTGGGTTTTAGGAGTTCAGCTGACGATGCCTGGCACTGTAGCCGTCCTCAGGACTTGCCTTGTTCGAGTTGGGGGACAGGTTGACGAGTCTCAGGTTTATTTTCATAGACTGTTCTGGACTTTCCCACCTTGTATCCAGGCATTCCGTCATTGCAAGCCTTTGGTTAGTATTGATGGCACCCATCTATATGGGAAGTATGGTGGAACATTGCTAGTCGCCATTGCACAGGACGGAAACTCGAACATCCTCCCCGTGCCATTTGCACTAGTTGAGGGTGAGAATGCTGAGTCAtggtctttctttctttcccacCTCCGTGAGCACGTGACACCTCAGCCGGGTCTGTTAGttatttcagataggcataacGGCATCAAGGCAGCACTCGAGGCTCCGGATGGGGGATGGCTACCCCCGGCTGCGTACCGGGCGTTCTGCATTCGACACGTTGCAGCGAATTTTGCCTTGACGTTCAAGGGAAAAGATACCCGGAGGCTTCTTGTTAACGCCGCATATGCGAAGACCGAAGTGGAGTTCGACTACTAG